The stretch of DNA gtcaattATACTGCTGGTTTCTCTTTTGGTTAGCTGTCTATGAAAACATTTCTTAGAGGCCacagtgatgtgtttttctgactaaatgtgtatataaaaaggaaaaactgtagACACATGAGAAGCTGGAAGAAGAGAGATTTGGGGCATTTTTAtctgaaaaataactgaaacaaTTATTTGAAAATATCAAATGGGTAACTTTTTGGTTTTTGAAATCAAAATaattgctgattcattttcagctctattgaaaaaaaaatattattaaagtatttttaagACCAACACCAAACATCTAATCaattaatgaagaaaataatcaacaggttaatctataatgaaaataatggttagtTGCAACCCTAAaatctacagtatgtacagttAAAAGTCACAATTAAATGAATCATGATAAATGAGTGAAGCTTTGTTTTATTGCATCAGTGCATGATATTGAATTTCTTGTACTGGCTTGCTTGTGATTTGTTTGTTCTAATTATGTCTGCCCAATTAAAGACTCTGCACCTCTGTGGGCTCATTGATTAGTTGACCCTCTTCTGATATGGCACTGGTCATTGTAGCTATTCTTCATTTACTTTTATGGCAATCagacatatttactgtatttaaaattgCATTATATTTAAACCTGGACTAATAAGAAATTAATCATTTCAGCAATTCAATAACTTCAGTTATTCGtcaatgtttctatttttagcAGTGAGTGAGAACGCTCAGTGCAgggcgtggtggtggtggtggtggtggtggtggtgatgatcgTGGTGGTGCTGTGCAGTCTTGTAGAAGTGTTACAACTCTCACTGCCACTGAGCTTGTCTTAACTGTCTTAACTGTCTAAGCTGTCCATGTAGACTAGAAGCTGTTCAACTGATCTTTAATCCCCTCCAGCTTGCTCCCTCTTATCGgttccctcctcttctttttacCATCTTGTCTCCTCTTTTACTTCACTTACACGATACATGTGTATTTCCTCTCGCCCTCgctgtctctctgtttttcgAGTTGTTGTAGCTAAAGTGTACCGGAGATGACTAGTGTCCTCCCACTTATACCTCAACTGTCATGTCCACTTTATAAAGCACTGAGTCAGGTCTCACTTATCAGATTACCCTTGGAGCCCCTGTAATGTGAATCAATGGAATAGTCATTGGTATGTTAATATGATGCAGTAAAATTACATGGTTCAATTATTCTGACCTTTcagattatattttttatattttttatatatatatatagcaagATGAATGAAGGGAATCTGGTCAGTGTTTCTTTTCCGGGAGTCGTTTGATAAATACATGttgtttatttctctcttgcctctctctgtccctcctttaATCATGTCGCTGTCTCTCCAATCGTCTTTCTCTCCTCAGATGAATACAAGATGAAGGGAGTGGAGGAGGTGAAGTACATGAGAGGGGATGAAAACCGGGTGAATGCCCGCAACCAGGAGAACctggtgagacacacacacacacacaaaaacaaacacacatcaacccATCCGCTGACAGCTCGTCATCTGCACACAGACCTTTTCCTGACAGTTCATCAGCTCAAgcgaacgtgtgtgtgtgtgtgtgtgtgtgtgtgtgtgtgtgtgtccaaaggCAGCTCTGTCAGCCCTCACATTCCCCACATACACAATGtctgtgcacaaacacacacacacacacaatggtgCCTCACACGCAGGTAGAGACAACATGCTGGTGTGTGTGGAATGTGGGGGCTGACTGCTTGGTTGGTTTGACTCTGTCCTGCAAAGCCTTCTTACTGTTTGACATATTGGTGGAGTCAAATAGCTCGACTGTCTCTCAAAACAACATCCGGACACATTTACCCTTTAAAAATATACCTATGTGCATCCTCATCAACAACACTAAATGAGTGAAAAGTGTGTTAGTGTGAAGTGACATCCTGTGTGCTTGTTCAGTTAATCAGGTCAGTCTGCCTGGCGTCCTGGCAAGCAGTGAAACAATAACTTGTGTAACTATAAATCCTGattaaaaaacagaagcagTGTCACACTCCCACTGATTTATATTACTGTAGCTCAATACCCAGCCAACATATCACAGTAACCAAGAGGGGAAGCACCTCTTATACTCGGAAACTCACTATGTAGCACCAGCAGCATCAAGGATTTTTATGTAAACATCAGATAAAATGTTGTTCGACTCACACTCAGCTGAAAGCTACATGCAGAAAGGTGTCAGCAGATTTGTTGGTTGTAAATAAGATGATGGCAAAAATGATCGAGACAAGACTTTTCATTCCTGATATCTCCTGAGTAAAACaaacagctttctttttttttaaatttttgtcacagttactgtttttttttttttattagaagaCCCAAACCACATTTTTACACAACCAAGTCATCTCCAGTCACTTCTACATATGGTCAGACTAGTATTTGTCTCTTTACACTTGTCATTACTGTAGATGTTTCCTTTCAGAGAGGAATTCACAAACACATAATGCAGAGTGAGTGTTGATGGATGGGAGTAAACAGTGCAGGTTACAGTATGGTAGTTGGTGACGTATGCTTTCAGTGCTGAGGCTGTTTGCTGATatgagatgtttgttttttacccaTTTTGCCAGCTGATAATGAGAACTAACGatgtgcgtttgtgtgtctTTCAGGAGAAAAGTAATGTGCAGTACAGGGGCAAACAGCAGAAGGAGGTTGCTGGGGCAAACATTAAGTCCAAGTAAGTTGATCGTTGGCCGCActctttgcagttttttttttaaattacctgTTTGTCATAGTCAGCTGCTCATTTTCACAGTACTGTTAAAGTAATTTGGTTTATCTAACCCTTTAATAAACAGTTCCTTGATAATACCCATTAAGATCCAACTTTAAATCAGTATTGTTAATATTATGATGTGTGGAGTAAGTGATGTTTTGTGTCTGGCCAGCTTCATACTCTGCGTGTCTTTGTATACATATCTATACTGGTTGCTGGAGGCTGCAGAGTATTTAGTGTTTGGATGGGAGACGGGGTTAATactttttataaaataattatttagatTCCTTCACAGCGTCCGAACTCAGAGTTCTCAGCCTGCAGtggggattgtgtgtgtgtgtgtgtgtgtgtgtgtgtgtgcgcgtgtgtgcgcgcgcgcatTTGTGCTGTGTGGGGGGTGTAATGGAAAATTCTCATGATGTATTTGTtgcctcccttctcctcctcgttTCCAACATCCaacttcctctccctccctccttctctgctctctgttttctctctctctctctctctcccagtaTTCACACGTCAGAGAGCCAGCAGGAATTTTTCAGGATGCTGGATGAGAAGATTGAGAAGGTGAGAGGGGGTCGGGGTgggctgtgtgtttgcatactCTTAAGGGGTTTGGGGGGTGCGAAGGGGAATGGGTCTCAGAGCATTTAAAGAAACAGCTGGGTCtcaacatttaaagagacaggctgcacaacagcaacaacaacagcagcagcatccgtTAGTCTACAGTGTTTGTTCTGCTTACAAGCTCAACACTCAGCCCCACATGTGTGAGGGGGAGGAACATGTAATAGCTGCACTGATGATGAGCACTTATTACTCTTTGTCTGACACTTCACTGGTTGTTTCTGACTATGTATTAGGTTGCAGAGTGAAACAGCAGTGGGCTTCTGCTTTGGGAGCTACTTTCATTTTCTAACTCTACCATGGTAGAAATGGTAGAGTGGTTTTCAGCAGTGGTGAGAGAAGTGGTTACTGAAGTATGTAAACTGGCAATATTGTCTGTTACAAGTAAAGGTCCTGTATTCAAATTatacttacatatatatatgtaaacatctgtgtatattatatatatatatatataatatataatataatataatgtgaaactgGTCACTCATATTGACAAACTCACCAAGAATTCTCAACACATTGGGCAGTTCTCCTCTGCTGTACAGCACCAAATGgcagaaagacaaaaaataagAGTGAATGTTGATGATGATCTAAATGTTGCTTATCTGCTGAACATGTGTCAACTCTGTGAATATGGTTTTAGTGTGTTGCATTGTGTCGTGATTACAGCTTGTTGCATTAGTGACCAACAAATCATTGAATGCAGGTTCAAAGCATCAAAATAATGACCCTTTCACAGTGCTGTACATTCGCATTATTATTAAAgatgagtgtgaatgtgtaagcAGCGGTTTAATGTTGCAGCAACTGTGGGGCAGTTAAATTTAAAACAATGCTTCACCATTCATGAAATAGTCATATTtctcaacattttaaatgttaatttgcAATTGGGCTGGaactaacaattatttctgAAAGCTACATctccaacagtccaaaacacaaacatattcaatttacaaGTTTCTATTGTACTACTGAGGCAGGCTGTGTTTTAAAGCCATATATGAAGAGAGACTGAGTGTAGAGTTATAGGCGAGCTGTTAGATGAGCtctggagaggaagagaagcagTTAAGTAAGATTCTCATCTTGATGGAAGACAAAACAACATAACAGCCCACCTGTCAGCACTTTACTGCCTCATCAAGTATTTTCTATGTGAGTACCTGCAAATAGACGATGGTTTGTTTAAATGTGACTGGAGTAACAAGTGCGTGGGGGTTTTGCtgcatgcagacagttcagagaGTGTCGTTTAAAGTAGGCTAGGTTATTACTGCGTATACTTAACTGGAACAAATAAGAGAAGATGCACTTTGCAGGTTATAACAAATATTTCTTATCTGTGTCTTTGCAGGGACGAGACTACTGttcggaggaggaggaggaggaagatgggaCATAGCACAGAGGCCCCCAGAATTCATCCTCGCTGAGAGCCtcataaagtgtgtgtgtgtgtgcgtgtgtgtgtgcatacgtaTGTGCTTATGTGTGACTGAGAGACAGAGTTGAATCAATGTTTGACCAATGGGGCGGTGATGTAACAGGACACTGTATGTGTTGGTATGaacatgtgtgtgattttatgaACATATGGCAAAGatagtattttaaaaaaaagtgaatgaaagGTATAAATGGGAGAaagcgagggagagagaatgGGATAAAGAACACTTTCTTCAGAGACTATAGCCCTCCTCTCTTAACGCCTCAGCCCTTCAGGCCCCCTGAGCGCACAGATGGAGGTGGTGGAGCGTTGAAGGgacagacagataaaaggagggaggagatggaggagaacGTGACGACAGATGGGCACACATCGTTATGAACGGAGGGAAGGACTTGCCACAGTCTGGTCAGACAGTCATTTCCTCGAGCGGGACGGCAGCTCCTCATCCCTCCATTtctgtccgtctgtccctcTGTTGTCTAATCCTGAGTAAAGAACCCCTGCTATTGGAAAAATGGAACTCCCAAATATGGAGGAGGCCCAGTGAGGACAAATGTTGTCctggtgggtgtgtgtgtgtggaggactGAGAGACACGCACGTGGACAAGAAAGGAAGCCTTGGGAGGAAAAGATGGTGAAGGCAAAGGAGTTACGTAACACCACCAGGATCTGCACTGAACTTTCCGACCTGCCTACCTACAGCCAGGCCGGCCTGGGCCACGAGGGACTGAGAGAATGGGCAGAGGGCGGGTGAGGGAAGGTGGAGAAGAAAGGGGaaattttgtgatattttaataaGAGAGAGTAGGGAGCGAGCTGGTGATTTAGAAACTCTAAACTCCTCCTGCCTTCTAAAGTCAAGGaccttgttttttattttttattctgttccGCAGCCACTcgttcacttattttttttcctccctttttctgaTGTTCCTTCTTCAGTTTGTTTAACTCTTGGCTTC from Scomber japonicus isolate fScoJap1 chromosome 7, fScoJap1.pri, whole genome shotgun sequence encodes:
- the zgc:92140 gene encoding uncharacterized protein C1orf21 homolog translates to MGCTSAKQVSAVPNDEEGRGKAYSNGDLFTDEYKMKGVEEVKYMRGDENRVNARNQENLEKSNVQYRGKQQKEVAGANIKSNIHTSESQQEFFRMLDEKIEKGRDYCSEEEEEEDGT